A genomic region of Pseudopipra pipra isolate bDixPip1 chromosome W, bDixPip1.hap1, whole genome shotgun sequence contains the following coding sequences:
- the LOC135404994 gene encoding olfactory receptor 14J1-like produces the protein MSNSSSMAQFLLLAFADRRELQLLHFWLFLAISLAALLANGLILSAIACDHHLHTPMGFFLLNLSLTDLGCICTTVPKAMHNSLRGTRTISYMGCVAQVFLLVFFLPTEYSLLTIMCYDRYIAICKPLHYGTLLGSRACAHMAAAAWATGFLYSLLHTANTFSMPLCQGNALGQFFCEIPHILKLSCSHSGYHREIGLIVVSACLIFGCFVFIVFSYVQIFRAVLRIPSQQGRHKAFSTCLPHLAVVSLFVSTVIFAYLKPPSIFSPPLNLALSVLYSVVPPALNPFIYSLRNQELKDAMRKMMTGWFSGTIKCLCSGL, from the coding sequence atgtccaacagcagctccatggcccagttcctcctcctggcattcgcagacaggcgggagctgcagctcctgcacttctggctcttcctggccatctccctggctgccctcctggccaacggcctcatcctcagcgccatagcctgtgaccaccacctgcacacccccatgggcttcttcctgctcaacctctccctcacagacctgggctgcatctgcaccaccgtccccaaagccatgcacaattcccttCGGGGCACAAGgaccatctcctacatgggatgtgttGCACAGGTttttctgcttgtcttctttcttccaACAGAAtattccctcctcaccatcatgtgctacgaccgctacattgccatctgcaaacccctgcactacgggaccctcctgggcagcagagcttgtgcccacatggcagcagctgcctgggccactggctttctctattctctgctgcacacagccaacacATTTTCcatgcccctgtgccagggcaatgccctgggccagttcttctgtgaaatcccacacatcctcaagctttcctgctcacactcaggctaccaCAGGGAAATCGGGCTCATTGTGGTTAGTGCCTGTTTAatatttggttgttttgttttcattgttttctcctatgtgcagatcttcagggctgtgctgaggatcccctctcagcagggacggcacaaagccttttccacttgcctccctcacctggccgtggtctccctgtttgtcagcactgtcatatttgcctacctgaagcccccctccatcttctccccacccctgaatctggcactatcagttctgtactcggtggtgcctccagcactgaaccccttcatctacagcctgaggaaccaggagctcaaggatgccatgaggaaaatgatgactggatggTTCTCTGGAACAATAAAGTGCCTATGTTCTGGTCTctag
- the LOC135405344 gene encoding zinc finger protein 239-like: MAPAAGQPRWRRHPAGAGVGGMSLAFPVGRRQIPSLSFLLPAPGPELRTESPEDKSPRETLVGEAVLKGSPAQEGSGEEKGRRSPRRRGSKAIPGCSEEERASLCREGGRSLRGSSELVVPEQPPSRQKPFRCLECGKSFRKSFNLLTHQHIHTGERPYMCGECGKSFRQRSNLHTHQRIHTGERPYTCRECGKSFNQSSNLRTHQGIHTGERPYPCMECGKSFRDSSHLIEHQHIHTGERHYTCRECGKSFSQRSTLLQHRGVHTGERPYTCWECGKSFSYSSTLHIHRLIHTGERPYKCLECGKRFRTSSDLLRHEQTHTDERPFRCTDCGKGFNRNSHLVTHRRIHTGERPYKCGECGKSFTESSKLTRHQWTHQ, from the coding sequence atggccccggctgcaggacaaccccgctggcgccgccatcctgccggggccggagttggggggatgtccttggccttccctgtgggccggaggcaaatcccctccctgtccttcttgcttcctgccccaggccccgagctgaggacggagagcccggaggacaaatccccccgtgagaccctggtgggagaggccgttttgaagggctccccggcgcaggaaggcagcggggaggaaaagggccggagatccccccgcaggaggggctccaaagccatcccagggtgctctgaggaggaaagagccagcctgtgccgggaaggcggccggagcttgagggggagctctgagctggtggtccctgagcagcctcccagcaggcagaagcccttcaggtgcttggaatgtgggaagagcttcaggaagagcttcaacctcctcacccaccagcacatccacaccggggaacgtccctacatgtgtggggaatgtgggaagagcttcaggcagaggtCCAACCTCcacacccaccagcgcatccacactggggaacggccctacacatgtagggaatgtgggaagagcttcaaccagagctccaacctccgcacccaccagggcatccacactggagaacggccctacccGTGtatggaatgtgggaagagcttcagggacagctcccacctgatcgaacaccagcacatccacaccggaGAACGGCACTACAcctgtagggaatgtgggaagagcttcagccagagatCCACCCTCCTCCAACACCGTGGTgtgcacactggggaacggccctacacatgttgggaatgtgggaagagcttcagttacagctccaccctccacatCCACCGactcatccacactggggaacgaccttacaagtgcttggaatgtgggaagaggttcaggaccagctcagatctcctcaggcatgagcagacgcacacggatgagaggcccttccgctgcaccgactgtgggaagggcttcaaccggaactcccaccttgtcacccaccggcgcatccacaccggggagaggccctacaagtgtggggagtgtggcaAGAGCTTCACCGAGAGCTCTAAGTTGACCAGACACCAAtggacccaccagtaa